From the Diceros bicornis minor isolate mBicDic1 chromosome 19, mDicBic1.mat.cur, whole genome shotgun sequence genome, one window contains:
- the RAB5IF gene encoding GEL complex subunit OPTI, producing the protein MSGGRRKEEPPQPQLANGALKVSVWSKVLRSDAAWEDKDEFLDVIYWFRQIIAVVLGVIWGVLPLRGFLGIAGFCLINAGVLYLYFSNYLQIDEEEYGGTWELTKEGFMTSFALFMVIWIIFYTAIHYD; encoded by the exons ATGAGCGGCGGGCGGCGGAAGGAGGAGCCGCCTCAGCCGCAGCTGGCCAACGGGGCCCTCAAAGTCTCTGTCTGGAGCAAGGTGCTGCGGAGCGACGCGGCCTGGGAGGACAAG gATGAATTTTTAGATGTGATCTACTGGTTCCGACAGATCATCGCTGTGGTCCTAGGTGTCATTTGGGGAGTGTTACCATTACGAGGTTTCTTGGGAATAGCAGG ATTCTGCCTGATCAATGCTGGAGTCCTGTACCTCTACTTCAGCAACTACCTACAGATAGATGAGGAAGAGTATGGTGGCACGTGGGAGCTCACGAAAGAAGGGTTTATGACATCTTTTGCCTTGTTCATG GTCATCTGGATCATCTTTTACACTGCCATCCACTATGACTGA